A region from the Pseudomonas sp. KU26590 genome encodes:
- a CDS encoding GNAT family N-acetyltransferase: MHFALTRYESLSPTQQRQLLDIELLPEQIRHVGDIHGGLHTLTARPVVDRQGFVLLIDDIPRGFFVLKRRSLLPDWARDHASVTTTLHALMIDNRFQGQGLGKQCLRALPELTQQLWPDTEQLMLAVETGNHPARQLYLALGWQELPERDADQPGFERLMLLTL, from the coding sequence ATGCACTTCGCGCTCACCCGCTATGAATCGCTCTCCCCCACGCAACAGCGCCAGTTGCTGGACATCGAACTGCTCCCCGAGCAGATCCGTCACGTCGGCGACATTCATGGCGGTCTGCACACGCTGACCGCCCGTCCCGTCGTCGACCGGCAAGGCTTCGTGCTGTTGATCGACGACATCCCTCGGGGCTTTTTTGTGCTCAAGCGCAGGTCGCTGCTGCCGGATTGGGCACGTGACCACGCGAGCGTGACCACCACGCTGCACGCGCTGATGATTGATAACCGGTTTCAGGGCCAGGGGTTGGGCAAGCAATGCCTGCGCGCGCTGCCAGAATTGACGCAGCAATTATGGCCAGACACGGAGCAATTGATGCTGGCCGTGGAGACCGGCAATCACCCGGCGCGCCAGCTGTACCTGGCGCTCGGTTGGCAGGAATTGCCCGAGCGCGACGCGGATCAGCCCGGCTTTGAGCGGTTGATGCTTCTCAC